In Pseudomonas sp. Leaf58, one DNA window encodes the following:
- a CDS encoding glutathione S-transferase family protein: MSYHLIIGDKLYSSWSLRGALALELAGVPYEESLIKLNQPDTRQRLLAFSATGKVPLLKTEHGVIADSLAIAEYLNERHPEAQLWPADVAARAQARSACAQMHSGFFALRGAMPFDLSRDQALESVPLDVQIDIDRIVALWSECRLVAKDSGPFLFGKASLADAFFAPVAVRLRTYRVEVPAEAATYIETIYQWPAFQAWQQAGLAEREG; this comes from the coding sequence ATGAGCTATCACCTGATCATCGGCGACAAACTGTATTCCTCCTGGTCGCTGCGTGGGGCCCTGGCCCTCGAGCTGGCTGGCGTGCCTTACGAAGAATCCCTGATCAAACTCAACCAGCCTGACACCCGTCAGCGCCTGCTGGCCTTTTCCGCCACTGGCAAGGTGCCGCTGCTGAAGACCGAGCACGGCGTGATTGCCGACTCGCTGGCCATCGCCGAGTACCTCAACGAACGCCACCCCGAAGCCCAGCTGTGGCCTGCCGACGTGGCGGCGCGGGCCCAGGCCCGTTCGGCCTGCGCGCAGATGCACAGCGGCTTCTTTGCCCTGCGCGGCGCCATGCCGTTCGACCTGTCGCGCGACCAGGCGCTGGAAAGCGTGCCGCTGGACGTACAGATCGACATCGACCGTATCGTGGCGTTGTGGTCCGAATGCCGCTTGGTCGCCAAGGACAGCGGGCCGTTCCTGTTCGGCAAGGCGAGCCTGGCCGATGCTTTCTTCGCCCCAGTGGCTGTGCGCTTGCGTACCTACCGCGTGGAGGTACCCGCAGAGGCGGCAACCTATATCGAAACCATTTACCAGTGGCCGGCCTTCCAGGCCTGGCAGCAGGCAGGCCTGGCGGAGCGTGAAGGGTGA